The Thermosynechococcus sp. CL-1 genomic interval GCATCTCCCCCCAATAGCGGCAGTGGGATTGACGCTGGAGATAGAAACTGAGGCCTAGAAGCAGCGGCGTCAGAGCCAAACTCAGCCAAGGCTGTGTCCGCACGAGGGGCGCTTCAATAAACACGGGAACCGACACCAAGAAGGCAGCAAAGCCAAAAAGGAACCAAGCCAGACGTGAGCCAAGGCGCAGCGCAGGAAAAACCGAGGGGGACGTAAGAGCAGTCAAGGGAATATCAGGAATTGTTAACTTTTATTTCTTTCCTTTAAGGTATCACAGGCTGGAACGTCGTGGTCGGGGCGATCGCCGAGGGGCTTTTGAACGCGCTTTGCGCCGCAGTGTTTCTGATAGATCAATAAAGGCATCCCGCTGCAAAATGGGGTAGGTGCCAATCCAGAGGCGATGGCGGGGCAGGAAAACTTCAGAAATCAGTTCAATCTCTGCCAGATCAGGACGACGGGAGAGAACCAGCATTTCCGCTGCATCGCCGGGGCGAATCCCTCGATGTTGACGCAGTAACTTGGCCTGCACTCTGGTTTCAAAGCCGGTTTTATCACCAATCTCCAGATTCAAGCAGCGTTCACGGTTCTCGATAATCACCAGTTGCCCCTTGTCGTTCACCGTCTCCTCTTTGCCCACCAATTCTTCGGTGACATAGACATCCAAGACGCGCCCGCGCCAAAAACCCCCATAGGGAAACCGCCGATGGCGACGATTGCGAAATGAGGCCAACACTGCCGGTGCCCAGAGCCAATAGAGACCTGCAATCAGACCCAAAACCAGTTGGGTGCTATCCCCTAAAAAATTCAAACCAAAAGCAACAATGGCCACCGCTACCACAGAGAAGGTTAAGCGTCGTAGAAAGTCCTGAAGTTTGCCCCAAACATAGCGATACTGGGAACCCGTGGCCACCAGTGGCACCAATTGACGGACTTTTTCTTGGGTGAGGGGAATGAGCACAACCAGTTAGGGCGTAGGCGTTGTCTCCAGTGTATTCGTGGCGGGACGAGGCGGCTGGCGATCGCGCCACCAAGCAAGGAGGGTACTGGCAATAAAAATACTGGAGTAGGCTCCCGTCGTGAAACCAATGATCAGCGCTAGGGCAAAGTAGCGCAGCGTGTCGCCGCCAAAGATGAAGATGGTAATCAATGGCAGCAGGGTCGTTAGGGTGGTATTAATCGAGCGGCCAAGGGTTTGCACCACTGCCTGATCCACCACCTCTTTAATGCCGAGATCAGGGTAGAGCTTCAGGGTTTCTCGCACGCGATCGTAGATGACCACCGTATCGTTCACAGAAAAGCCAATGATGGTGAGCAGCGCCACAATGAAGAGACTGTCAATTTCCACCCCTGCCACGAGTCCCAAAATGGCAAACACCCCCGTGGTCACCAACACATCGTGGACAAGGGCGACAAGGGCAAAACAGGCGTAGTCAAACTGAAAACGCAGCGTGAGATAGATCGTAATGCCAATAAACGACACCAAGAGCGCCAGCAACCCCGATCGCAGGATTTCTTCGCCAAGGGTAGGGCCAACGGTCTCAATCTGCGTTTTCTGGGGGTCAAAGTCACCAATTTTCTGCGTGAGGGCAGCACTGAGGCGAGTGCGCTGATCCACATCGAGGGGTACCGTCCGAATACTCACCCCGTACTGATCAATAATTTGCAGACTGCTGTTGCCTAGGCCTTGCTGATTAAGCACTTGACGCACCACATCAATATCAATCGGCTGAGAACAGGTCTGCATAGCGCTACAGGCCAGTTCAAATTGCAGCCGTGTGCCACCGATAAAATCCAAGCCCAAGCGCAGGGGACTTCCTAGGGATACCCAAGAGATGGCCATTGCCACAAGGCCACTGAGAATGACTACTAGGGATAAACCCCACCAGAGCGATCGCTGGCGATTGACACTAAAGCTCATCGAAAGCTCTCCAGTTTTGGACAGAACCAATTGGGCTTACGTAGACTGGGAATGCTAATGGCGTAAAACAAGAACGTGCGACTACAGGTGAGAGCCGTAAACATACTAATGCCAATGCCGATGGCAAGGGTCACAGCAAAACCGCGCACAAACCCTGTCCCCAAGGCAAAGAGGGCAGCACAGGCAATCAAGGTGGTGACATTGCTATCGAGAATGCTGGCAAAGGCGCGATCGAACCCCGATTCAACGGAACGGTAGAGGGTTTTGCCTGCCCGTAACTCCTCGCGGGTGCGCTCAAAAATCAGCACATTGGCATCCACCGCCATACCAATACTGAGAATAAAGCCCGCAATCCCCGGCAGTGTCAGCGTCACCCCAAACAGCAGAAACGCTGCATAGGTAAAGATGGCGTAGAGAATCAGGGCAATGTCGGCAATCAATCCCGGCAGGCGGTAGTAGGCCACCATAAAGATCAGCACCAGCACCAAGCCCGCCAAACCGGCATAGAGGCTATCGCGAATGCTATCTTGACCCAGCGAAGCCCCCACCGTGCGGTTTTCCACCACCTCGAGGGGAACGGGCAGCGCCCCCCCTTGTAACTGAATGGCTAAATCATTGGCAGTTTGGGCAGTGAAGCCACCGGAAATCTCTGCACTGCCGCCAACAATCCCTGTTTCTGCATATTCCACCGCCACCGTTGGCGCACTAATCAGGCGATCGTCAAGAAAAATCCCCAGACTGCGCCCCGTGCCAGCAATCTCCTTGGTCAGTTGGGCAAAAAGTTCAGCCCCTTGGCTGTCAAAACGGACAATCACACTCCAGTTCGGGGATCCCGGAGCGACGGGACTGGCAAAGGCTTCCCTGAGCATTGCGCCTGTCAAATCCGAGGGCGTGAAGAGGCGGGCGATCGCCTGCTGGCTTTTTTCAAGGGATTCACGGTTTTTGGCCAGCTTTGCCTCAATCTCCTTCAGGGCATCAGGATGATTGGCATTTTGAGCCTGCTCCGCTAAGAGTTGCGCCTGTTCCAAGAGCAGTTGCGACTGAAGTTGCCGCTCAATTTGCAATTGAGCCTCTGTGCCCGGCTTCTGGGCGGCAAAGAGCAGTTGTGCCGTCCCCTTGAGAATCCGTTCCGCCTGCTGAGGATCGGTGACCCCCGGCAATTGCACCAAGAGCTTGTCATCCCCAGCAGTTTGCACCACAGCTTCGGCAACACCCAAGCCATCAATCCGCCGTTGCACCACCCCTTGCACTGCCGCCAGCACTTGGGGCGTAATTTGGGGCACCTTATCCGTTGTTTGCACCTGCAACGTCAGTTGGGCACCCCCCCGTAGATCCAAGCCCAGCCGCGCTGGTGTGCGCACAATCACCCAAGTGGCGGCCATCAGCAACACCAAAATGGCAATCAGCCAGCCGCGATATTTTCCCATGGTTAAACCTGTCCCTGCACCAGCTTCTGCACGGCCGCTATAATTTGGGGCGGTTGCACAATTGTGAGATTCTCTAGGGTACCGTTGTAGGGGGTGGGAATATCTTGGGAGGAAAGGCGGATCACAGGGGCATCCAGCTCGTCAAAGTAGCGTTCCATGATCGAGGCTGAGAGTTCAGCACCAATGCCCCCCGTCTTCATACACTCTTCGACAATCACCACGCGATGGGTTTTGCGAATCGAGGCACCAATTGTCTCAAAGTCCAAAGGCTTTAGGGAAATCAGGTCAATCACTTCGGGGTCGTAGCCCTCTTTTTCAAGGGTTTTCACCGCTTGCAGCACATGGTGGCGCATCCGCGAGTAGGTCAAAATGGTAACATCTTCGCCACTGCGGACTATCTCAGCTTTATTGAGGGGCAGCAGGTATTCCTCTTCGGGGAGGTCTTCCTTGAGGTTGTACAGGAGCACATGCTCAAAGAACAGCACTGGGTTGGGATCGCGAATCGCCGATTTGAGCAAGCCCTTGGCGTTGTAGGGGGTTGAGCAGGCAACAATTTTTAATCCGGGGACTGCTTGAAAGTAGGCTTCAAGACGTTGCGAGTGCTCTGCCCCCAATTGCCGGCCAACACCGCCGGGACCGCGAATCACAATCGGGATTTTGAAGTTGCCGCCAGAGGTGTAGCGCAGCATGCCAGCATTGTTGGCGATTTGATTGAAGGCCAAGAGCAAAAAGCCCATGTTCATGCCCTCGACAATGGGACGCAAGCCGGTCATTGCTGCCCCGATCGCCATGCCGGTAAAGCTATTTTCAGCAATGGGGGTATCCAATAGACGCAGTTCACCATACTTTTTGTAGAGGTCTTTGGTGACTTTGTAGGAGCCGCCATAATGTCCCACATCTTCCCCCAGCACAAACACTGTGGGGTCACGCTCCATTTCTTCATCAATGGCAGCACGAAGGGCATTAAACATGAAGGTCTCGGCCATGGTTGCGCGGCATACACTCATTAAGGACTATTTCCTAGGGTAGTTGAAACTGCACCGCTTGCGATCATGCTTATCAGACTCATCATTAAACGCAATCTATTCTCAACTCCCCCTAAAACCTATTGAGCATAGACTAGAGATCAAGGGCACATTTACCGCCTAATGATTTTCGGAGTACCAAACATGACCACCTTGGCGCGATCGCTCCCCGCTGATACTCGCAGCTTTCAAACCATTCAAACCCACTTGCAGCAGGATCATGTCATTATTCTGCCCATGGCCACGGTCTATAGCTTTGTCGTCAACGGCACGAGTCCAAGGGCGATCGCAAAGCTGCGTCGTCTCAAGCACTTTAGTACGGAACAGCCCTTAGCCATTCTCACCCGGGGCGATCGCGCGGCTGAAGTGGCAGACCTCTCCCAAGAGGCAAAAACCCTGCTGGCTCACTTTCCCTACCCCGTCACTATGATTGTCAAGGGCAAGCCCCACCTAGACCCACAAATTATGCAGGGTTTTGATTGTGTCTATCTCGCTTGTCCCGATCGCTTTATCTACGATCTCGTGGGTGCCTTGCCCTTCTTTTTGGTGGCAGCAACGGTGAAAGTGGGGACGGAACTCATTGTCAGCTTTGAGGACGCCCAAAAATACTATGGCGAGCAAGTGCCGCTGATTGTGGATGGGGGGCGCTGTGCCTATGGACGGCGGGGAACCCTCGTGGACTTCACCCTTGAATACCCAACCATTATGAACTTTGGCCCTGTGTCTGTGGATGACTTGCGACCAATATTGCCCAACATTATTTTGCCGTCACATTTAATGAAATAGATATAATGATTGAGCATTTTCGCGTTAGGGGGGAGTCACGATTTCTCAGCATTGCCAGTCCCTACTGATTACGGGTGTGGATACCGGTGTGGGCAAAACGATGATCACGCGGGCACTGTGGTCTTACGCCCATCGCTATCGTCCCCAAGAACGCTGGGGCATTCTCAAACCAATGCAGAGCGGTACTGCGGTCGAAATTGGAGACGGTGACTACTACTGCCAAACTCTGCCCCTGCAACAAACCGCCAGTGAAGTGTGTCCCCTCAGTTTTGCAGCACCCCTTGCGCCTCCCATTGCCGCCGAGTTGGAGCAGCGCACGATTGATCTAGCCCCTGTGTGGCAGACTTACCAGCAGCTTCAGGAGCGGTTTGATTACCTTTTAGTGGAAGGGATTGGCGGTCTAGGGTCGCCCATGACTTGGGAGTGGACGGTGGCGGACTTGGCAGCCGCTTGGAAGTTGCCGATTGTCTTGGTGGCAACGGTGCGCTTGGGGGCGATCGCCCAAATTGTGGCCAATATTGCCCTTGCACGGCAGTACAAGCTGGACATTCGCGGTCTGATTCTCAACTGTGTCACCCCCTGTAGCGACACGGATATTGCACAGTGGACACCACCAGAATTTCTCAGCCGTTTTACCCAAGTGCCCGTGCTGGGGGTGCTGCCCTGTGGTCAACACTCCAATGAGGAGTTGGCGGAAATGGTCGCCGAATGGCCGCTGCATCTGCTTTGGCGTTGAGGACTGTGAGGCAAGAAATCATTTTGCGGCCGATCAAAGCGCATAATAAAAGTGACTTAGATTAATTGACACAACAGATCGCTGAACTGACCTATGCTAAAGCTCTATGGCGGTGCCAAATCCCGCGCCAGTATTGTTCGCTGGTATTTAGAAGAATTGGGAATTCCCTATGAATTTGTGCTGATGGATCTACAAGCCGGGGAGCAACATCAGCCCGACTTTCTCAAACTCAACCCCATGGGTAAAGTGCCCGTGATTGTTGATGGCGATATCGTGCTCTGGGAATCGGGAGCCATTTTGCTCTATCTTGCCCAAGTCCACGGTGAATTACCCAAGGATGCGGCTGCCGCTGCCCAAGTTTATCAGTGGGTGCTGTTTGCCAATTCCACCTTGACACAGGCAATGTTTCCGCCTGAAACGCGCGATCGCCAGCTGCCGCGACTCCTCAAAGGCATTGAGACCGCCCTCATGGGGCAGTCCTACATTCTCGGCAATCACTTTTCCGTTGCCGATGTTGCCCTCGGGTCAGTGCTGGCCTATCTACAGATGCTTTTTCAAGTGGATTTGAGTCCCTATCCTGCGGTGGCAAATTATGTGGCACGTCTCCAACAACGACCCGCATTCCAGAAGGGCTTAATGGGAGTTGGCGCATGAATGTCATCTTTCGTGAGGTCGATCCCTTTGATTTGTGGATTTGGGTGGAATTTGCCGCACCGCCTTCATCCGTTGAGCAGCAGTACCTTGAGGAAGTCTTTAACTCGTGGTTTTTCCTCGGGAAGCTGGGGGGATTCAACGCTGAGAATCTGCAAGTCCAGGAAACGGGGTTAGACCTCAGTTACCTAGAGTACGATCGCGCCCAAGCTGACAGTTCGATGATGGCCGTGATGCACAATATGGGCGAGTTTGAATACAACGATCGCTGGGCACGCTGCTGGTTTGACTTGGGCACCAGTGACGCTCTGGCCTTGGATGTTCTGATTAATGCCCTCAATCAGTTTAGTGAGGACTATGTGCCCTTAAAAACACTCGTGATTGGCGGTGATAATCCCGAATGGCCGATCGCCACCAGTGAACAGCGGGAAATGATTGAACAATCGGCGTGGAACTAAATGCGCGGCGTCTTGCCCTCGATGCCCTAGAACGGGTGGCCAAGGGAGCCTATGCCGATGTGGCACTTCATCAGGTGTTGCAGCAGCGGTCTCTCAAGGAAGGCGATCGCGCCCTGATCACTGAACTGGTCTATGGGACTATCCGCCAACAGCGCACCCTAGATACCCTTGTTCAGGGGTTTTGTCAGCAACTGCCGCCCTTGAAGGTACAGTTAGTGTTGCGCCTTGGCCTCTACCAACTGCGCTATCTGGATCGCGTTCCCCCCCATGCTGCCGTGGACACCAGTGTTGAACTGGTCAAAGAGATGGGTTTAGGCGGCTTTGCCAAACTGGTGAATGGGGTCTTGCGCCGTTACAGCCGCTCCACGACCGATCCCCTTGAGGCTCTCATTGCTCCCCTGCCCTTGGTCTCCCAACTGGGGTGTCGCTATAGCTTTCCCGATGAGCTGATTGCATCTTGGTTGGAGCGTTTAGGACAAGAGGAATGCATTGCCCTCTGTCAGTGGTTTAATCAACCCCCTCGCCTCGATCTACGCCTCAATCCATTGCGGACAACGACTAACCAACTGATTGCTGACTTTGAGGCAGCAGGTTATAGCCTGAAACCGATTCCCGACTTGCCCCAAGGACTCGTCCTGCCCCACTGTGGCCAAGCTATGCCGGCACTCCCCGGCTATGTTGAAGGTCACTGGTCGGTTCAGGATCGGGCGGCGCAATGGGTGAGTCATCTGCTGGATCCGCAGCCCGGTGAGGTTGTCATTGATGCCTGTGCAGCACCGGGGGGCAAAACCACGCATATTGCTGAGTTGATGGCCGATCAAGGCCGCGTCATTGCCTGCGATCGCACCCCCAGTCGCCTGCGGAAGTTGGCGCAAAATCGCAATCGCCTCGGCCTGAAGAGTATTGAAATTCACACCCTTGATAGTTCAACAGCAGGGGATTTTGCAGCGATGGGCGATCGCGTTCTTTTAGATGTGCCCTGCTCCGGTACAGGTACCCTCCACCGCCATGCCGATAGCCGCTGGCAACCCCTGAGAACACGCTTGGCTGAACTAGTGCCCCTGCAAGCTCAACTCTTAGCCAATGTTTGCCAGTGGGTGAAACCCCAAGGTCTGCTTGTCTATGCCACCTGTAGTCTAGAGCCAGCCGAAAATGAAGCCCAGATTCAGCACTTTCTGGCTCACCATCCCCAGTGGTACATTGAACCACCCCCCGCAGACTTTCCCCTAAAAGCAGCTCCCGCAGGCTGGATCACCGTCTGGCCGCAACGGCACGATATGGATGGCTTTTTTATGGTGCGGTTGCGACGCGGTAGCTAAGCCCCAAAGCCACCAGAATTAAAATACCTACCCCCATCAGGCCAGCGATTGGGTTGCCATTGATGCCGGTTAGCCACTCTGGCGCTACCCCCGTATAGCTCACCAATTTGCCCACGTTGACACCAAAATAAGCCCAGACCAAGCCACCGTGGAGTCCCATGGGAAAGCCCAATCGTCCGCTAAAGATCCATTTACTCAAACCAAGAATCCAGCCCAACAGTGCCAAGCCGAAAAACTGCGGCCATGTGGCCAAAATGACCTCCAAGGGATGCAGATAGTGCAACGCGGCAAAGATCAGGCCATTGAGCACCAAGGCAAACCATGGTTGGTACTCTAGCTCTAGCTCCTGCAACAGCCAGCCGCGAAACAACAATTCCTCAGCAAAGCCCACAGCAACACCGGTGAGGACGCCATCCAACAGCAGCAGCCCAAAGCGATCCGGTAGCCCCTGCCAGCTTACCCAGCCCAAAAGTCCTTCGATGAGAAATAGCAGGGCAACCAAAAACACCCCCGCCAGCCAGCCCAGCAGGGCATCCCGCCCAAAGTTCCACCCCCCCTTAAGGCCATAAAACACCAGGGGCGATCGCTGTTGGTATACCCGCCGTCCCCAGACTCGCAGCAAGAGAATAAAGATGAGGTACAACAGCCCCATATTGACAAAGCTGGCAGCACCGCCCTTACCCCAAAGAAAATAGATACTCAGGCCGATGGGCAGCCACAGCAGCACCAGCGTTAGGGCAAAACTAAAGATGCGAATCCAGAAGGGGCGGCGGATCATTTGCCGCCAAAACTGAGCGAAAAGTGGCTTATTCAGTCGGTTCAATGGTACTCGTCAGCCCTGCCATTTTCAGGCCTTCACAATAAAATTCAGCATGCTCAAGGGCACAGGTGATCACCAAGGCCACCCCCGTCATGTGCGCCTCCATCATGATATCCACGGCTTGGGGTTGGGTGAGGCTCGGCACAGTCTTCAGCAATACCTCCACCACATACTCCATGGAATTGACATTGTCATTGTGAAGGAGCACACGATAGCGGGGCGCCAACTTGCGAACGGTTGCTGGTTTTTCAATGGTTTGCACTGACATTGTTGGCCATGCCTCCATTCAGTGGACATTCAGTATCAGGAATTCAGCAAATATGCTTAAGATTTTAGCAAA includes:
- a CDS encoding phosphate ABC transporter permease, with the translated sequence MLIPLTQEKVRQLVPLVATGSQYRYVWGKLQDFLRRLTFSVVAVAIVAFGLNFLGDSTQLVLGLIAGLYWLWAPAVLASFRNRRHRRFPYGGFWRGRVLDVYVTEELVGKEETVNDKGQLVIIENRERCLNLEIGDKTGFETRVQAKLLRQHRGIRPGDAAEMLVLSRRPDLAEIELISEVFLPRHRLWIGTYPILQRDAFIDLSETLRRKARSKAPRRSPRPRRSSL
- the secF gene encoding protein translocase subunit SecF, with the translated sequence MSFSVNRQRSLWWGLSLVVILSGLVAMAISWVSLGSPLRLGLDFIGGTRLQFELACSAMQTCSQPIDIDVVRQVLNQQGLGNSSLQIIDQYGVSIRTVPLDVDQRTRLSAALTQKIGDFDPQKTQIETVGPTLGEEILRSGLLALLVSFIGITIYLTLRFQFDYACFALVALVHDVLVTTGVFAILGLVAGVEIDSLFIVALLTIIGFSVNDTVVIYDRVRETLKLYPDLGIKEVVDQAVVQTLGRSINTTLTTLLPLITIFIFGGDTLRYFALALIIGFTTGAYSSIFIASTLLAWWRDRQPPRPATNTLETTPTP
- the secD gene encoding protein translocase subunit SecD, with the protein product MGKYRGWLIAILVLLMAATWVIVRTPARLGLDLRGGAQLTLQVQTTDKVPQITPQVLAAVQGVVQRRIDGLGVAEAVVQTAGDDKLLVQLPGVTDPQQAERILKGTAQLLFAAQKPGTEAQLQIERQLQSQLLLEQAQLLAEQAQNANHPDALKEIEAKLAKNRESLEKSQQAIARLFTPSDLTGAMLREAFASPVAPGSPNWSVIVRFDSQGAELFAQLTKEIAGTGRSLGIFLDDRLISAPTVAVEYAETGIVGGSAEISGGFTAQTANDLAIQLQGGALPVPLEVVENRTVGASLGQDSIRDSLYAGLAGLVLVLIFMVAYYRLPGLIADIALILYAIFTYAAFLLFGVTLTLPGIAGFILSIGMAVDANVLIFERTREELRAGKTLYRSVESGFDRAFASILDSNVTTLIACAALFALGTGFVRGFAVTLAIGIGISMFTALTCSRTFLFYAISIPSLRKPNWFCPKLESFR
- a CDS encoding alpha-ketoacid dehydrogenase subunit beta, whose amino-acid sequence is MAETFMFNALRAAIDEEMERDPTVFVLGEDVGHYGGSYKVTKDLYKKYGELRLLDTPIAENSFTGMAIGAAMTGLRPIVEGMNMGFLLLAFNQIANNAGMLRYTSGGNFKIPIVIRGPGGVGRQLGAEHSQRLEAYFQAVPGLKIVACSTPYNAKGLLKSAIRDPNPVLFFEHVLLYNLKEDLPEEEYLLPLNKAEIVRSGEDVTILTYSRMRHHVLQAVKTLEKEGYDPEVIDLISLKPLDFETIGASIRKTHRVVIVEECMKTGGIGAELSASIMERYFDELDAPVIRLSSQDIPTPYNGTLENLTIVQPPQIIAAVQKLVQGQV
- a CDS encoding L-threonylcarbamoyladenylate synthase translates to MIFGVPNMTTLARSLPADTRSFQTIQTHLQQDHVIILPMATVYSFVVNGTSPRAIAKLRRLKHFSTEQPLAILTRGDRAAEVADLSQEAKTLLAHFPYPVTMIVKGKPHLDPQIMQGFDCVYLACPDRFIYDLVGALPFFLVAATVKVGTELIVSFEDAQKYYGEQVPLIVDGGRCAYGRRGTLVDFTLEYPTIMNFGPVSVDDLRPILPNIILPSHLMK
- the bioD gene encoding dethiobiotin synthase; this translates as MDTGVGKTMITRALWSYAHRYRPQERWGILKPMQSGTAVEIGDGDYYCQTLPLQQTASEVCPLSFAAPLAPPIAAELEQRTIDLAPVWQTYQQLQERFDYLLVEGIGGLGSPMTWEWTVADLAAAWKLPIVLVATVRLGAIAQIVANIALARQYKLDIRGLILNCVTPCSDTDIAQWTPPEFLSRFTQVPVLGVLPCGQHSNEELAEMVAEWPLHLLWR
- a CDS encoding glutathione S-transferase family protein translates to MLKLYGGAKSRASIVRWYLEELGIPYEFVLMDLQAGEQHQPDFLKLNPMGKVPVIVDGDIVLWESGAILLYLAQVHGELPKDAAAAAQVYQWVLFANSTLTQAMFPPETRDRQLPRLLKGIETALMGQSYILGNHFSVADVALGSVLAYLQMLFQVDLSPYPAVANYVARLQQRPAFQKGLMGVGA
- a CDS encoding DUF3531 family protein, producing MNVIFREVDPFDLWIWVEFAAPPSSVEQQYLEEVFNSWFFLGKLGGFNAENLQVQETGLDLSYLEYDRAQADSSMMAVMHNMGEFEYNDRWARCWFDLGTSDALALDVLINALNQFSEDYVPLKTLVIGGDNPEWPIATSEQREMIEQSAWN
- a CDS encoding 16S rRNA (cytosine(967)-C(5))-methyltransferase translates to MELNARRLALDALERVAKGAYADVALHQVLQQRSLKEGDRALITELVYGTIRQQRTLDTLVQGFCQQLPPLKVQLVLRLGLYQLRYLDRVPPHAAVDTSVELVKEMGLGGFAKLVNGVLRRYSRSTTDPLEALIAPLPLVSQLGCRYSFPDELIASWLERLGQEECIALCQWFNQPPRLDLRLNPLRTTTNQLIADFEAAGYSLKPIPDLPQGLVLPHCGQAMPALPGYVEGHWSVQDRAAQWVSHLLDPQPGEVVIDACAAPGGKTTHIAELMADQGRVIACDRTPSRLRKLAQNRNRLGLKSIEIHTLDSSTAGDFAAMGDRVLLDVPCSGTGTLHRHADSRWQPLRTRLAELVPLQAQLLANVCQWVKPQGLLVYATCSLEPAENEAQIQHFLAHHPQWYIEPPPADFPLKAAPAGWITVWPQRHDMDGFFMVRLRRGS
- a CDS encoding CPBP family intramembrane glutamic endopeptidase, encoding MIRRPFWIRIFSFALTLVLLWLPIGLSIYFLWGKGGAASFVNMGLLYLIFILLLRVWGRRVYQQRSPLVFYGLKGGWNFGRDALLGWLAGVFLVALLFLIEGLLGWVSWQGLPDRFGLLLLDGVLTGVAVGFAEELLFRGWLLQELELEYQPWFALVLNGLIFAALHYLHPLEVILATWPQFFGLALLGWILGLSKWIFSGRLGFPMGLHGGLVWAYFGVNVGKLVSYTGVAPEWLTGINGNPIAGLMGVGILILVALGLSYRVATAP
- the clpS gene encoding ATP-dependent Clp protease adapter ClpS, which translates into the protein MSVQTIEKPATVRKLAPRYRVLLHNDNVNSMEYVVEVLLKTVPSLTQPQAVDIMMEAHMTGVALVITCALEHAEFYCEGLKMAGLTSTIEPTE